From a single Novipirellula caenicola genomic region:
- a CDS encoding ABC1 kinase family protein, translated as MKITAIPQLYRNLKRWREILAVLRRYGLADWLSRYQSLPFRDSFKDSSGVPLSQYSSEERVRMALTDLGPTFIKLGQILAARPDIVGPQLGNELKRLRADVQPDAIEKVRQTLTKELGEQYLSQFQFIDPNPLATASIGQVHRATLNDGRHVVIKVQRADIERTVRQDMEVLGGLAQLAERVEGFAAWGPCQMVSQMSTMLQRELDFGRERQNLEVFAEMLSSQSTKVVVPKPVRELCTRRVLVMDELAGEPLSKVLSDSHHGGVLTVDATLDGERHQLSESIARIYLTMIFDEGLFHADPHLGNLLLLRDGRLGILDFGMVGRIDETLRESIEEMMGCIATGDQNRLTRLIRRIGDAPPTLDESLLAIDVAEFVGTYGRQHLSDFDLTGALNELSDILHRHAIQLPSQSALLLKMLISLEGTLRELGAGFDSLDIVHQFVRKSMLRRLSPRRRVRQARRIYLEAEHFFEVVPDEVLTLLQQARRGEMRLTLEHQRIGPTVNRMVLGLMASAVFLGSSLLLAMKVPPLLFPEQSVLGMKEMSVFGLLGMMMSFSVMMWLLLAINRSGHLTRSNED; from the coding sequence ATGAAAATCACTGCCATCCCGCAGCTGTACCGCAATTTGAAGCGGTGGCGAGAGATCTTGGCGGTGCTGCGTCGCTATGGTCTGGCCGATTGGCTGAGCCGTTATCAAAGTTTGCCGTTTCGCGATTCGTTCAAGGATTCTAGCGGAGTACCGCTGTCGCAATACTCGAGCGAAGAACGGGTGCGGATGGCGTTGACCGATCTTGGCCCGACCTTTATCAAGCTGGGCCAAATCTTGGCGGCACGACCCGATATCGTCGGTCCGCAGTTGGGGAACGAACTAAAGCGACTGCGCGCGGATGTTCAGCCTGATGCGATCGAAAAAGTGCGTCAGACGCTGACCAAGGAATTGGGCGAACAATACCTTAGCCAATTTCAATTCATCGATCCCAATCCGCTTGCCACCGCGTCGATCGGACAAGTCCATCGCGCAACGCTGAACGATGGTCGCCACGTCGTGATCAAAGTCCAACGCGCCGATATCGAACGCACCGTTCGGCAAGACATGGAAGTGCTTGGCGGTCTTGCCCAGCTCGCCGAACGGGTCGAGGGGTTCGCCGCTTGGGGGCCATGCCAAATGGTGTCCCAGATGTCCACCATGTTGCAGCGTGAATTGGACTTCGGACGCGAACGACAAAACCTCGAGGTATTCGCCGAGATGCTTTCGTCGCAAAGCACCAAGGTGGTGGTTCCAAAGCCCGTCCGCGAACTCTGCACCCGACGCGTGTTGGTGATGGACGAATTGGCTGGCGAGCCACTTTCGAAAGTTTTGTCCGACAGCCATCACGGGGGTGTATTGACGGTCGATGCTACGCTTGATGGTGAGCGGCACCAGCTTTCCGAATCGATCGCCCGCATCTACTTGACGATGATTTTTGATGAGGGGCTATTTCACGCGGATCCTCACCTCGGAAACCTGTTGTTGCTCCGCGACGGGCGGTTGGGGATCCTCGACTTTGGGATGGTCGGCCGCATCGATGAAACGCTTCGCGAAAGCATCGAAGAGATGATGGGCTGTATTGCCACCGGTGACCAGAACCGGTTGACTCGGTTGATTCGCCGTATCGGAGACGCTCCGCCCACGTTGGACGAATCGTTGTTAGCGATTGACGTTGCCGAATTTGTGGGGACGTATGGGCGGCAACATCTAAGCGACTTTGATTTGACCGGTGCGTTAAACGAATTGAGTGACATTTTGCATCGGCATGCAATTCAATTGCCCAGCCAATCGGCGTTGTTGTTGAAGATGTTGATCTCGTTGGAAGGGACGCTACGCGAGTTGGGGGCCGGATTTGACTCGCTCGATATCGTGCACCAATTTGTTCGTAAATCGATGCTGCGACGACTCAGTCCGCGGCGACGAGTGCGTCAAGCAAGACGGATCTATCTCGAAGCCGAGCACTTTTTCGAGGTGGTTCCGGACGAGGTGCTGACGCTGCTGCAGCAAGCACGCCGAGGCGAAATGCGGCTGACGCTGGAACATCAACGGATCGGACCAACAGTCAACCGGATGGTGTTGGGGTTGATGGCAAGCGCGGTGTTCTTGGGATCCTCCCTGCTTTTGGCGATGAAGGTGCCCCCACTGCTGTTCCCCGAGCAATCAGTGTTGGGTATGAAAGAAATGAGCGTTTTCGGTTTGCTGGGGATGATGATGAGTTTTTCAGTGATGATGTGGTTGTTGTTGGCGATCAATCGAAGTGGCCATTTGACTCGCAGCAACGAAGATTGA
- a CDS encoding amino acid ABC transporter permease — MRLITVTIVGSLAIGVPAAWAASTLARCGRSGQIVAKGFVMAAIAAIAIPMILHAAAWEATAGKFGWLPLTQTATQSWGGFAGLVACGWIHSVFGAAIVAIATWHGTSRVPVSILENASIDTTSLRCWWTIQLPLAWPWVLAATILNASLAATEMTVVNLYSYRTIADQFYLLYAVNPDLVSIATTTALPLGFAVALVTVLLGRMRTRQTDYRGEHGRWPSTPNLFDRPSRGVQIIAAVILTMCVVVMFVLPVAGLVAKVGHDVIVDGEQRVAYWSMSRSLHELAAAPTTFASEYQWTAILGICTGIFATLIAWPLAAVGRQRPRFESVVDALTILLFCIPGPLIGMLVVQTFQFPIPGFRFLYETTILPTVLAMSVRALTIAYWILRSGYHGIADSVWLSARLDLSLGRRVWQVDRPLMARSVVIAMLAAGIIASGDVPVTLPVAPPGVSTVGTRLFGLLHSGARYQEAALALWYLGFIGLGITLVRTLTRFRSDRIQ, encoded by the coding sequence TTGCGGCTCATAACCGTCACAATCGTTGGTTCGCTCGCCATCGGGGTGCCCGCGGCGTGGGCGGCGTCGACGCTGGCCCGCTGCGGCCGGTCGGGCCAGATTGTTGCCAAGGGGTTCGTGATGGCGGCGATCGCGGCGATCGCGATTCCCATGATTTTGCATGCCGCCGCCTGGGAAGCAACGGCGGGAAAATTCGGCTGGCTGCCGCTGACTCAAACGGCAACGCAGTCGTGGGGCGGATTTGCAGGTCTGGTCGCTTGCGGTTGGATCCATAGCGTCTTTGGTGCCGCGATTGTCGCGATCGCCACATGGCACGGCACATCGCGGGTCCCCGTATCGATTCTCGAAAACGCGTCGATCGATACCACGTCGCTGCGATGTTGGTGGACGATCCAGTTGCCGCTGGCGTGGCCCTGGGTGCTCGCCGCGACGATTTTGAACGCGTCGCTTGCCGCTACCGAGATGACCGTCGTCAATCTGTATAGCTATCGCACCATTGCCGACCAATTTTATCTGTTGTATGCCGTCAATCCGGATCTCGTTTCGATCGCTACCACCACCGCGCTGCCGCTCGGTTTTGCGGTCGCGCTAGTCACCGTGCTGCTTGGTCGCATGCGAACACGCCAAACGGACTATCGCGGCGAGCATGGCAGATGGCCCAGCACACCGAATCTGTTCGACCGCCCGTCACGCGGGGTTCAAATCATTGCAGCGGTCATTTTGACCATGTGCGTCGTTGTGATGTTTGTGTTACCAGTCGCCGGATTGGTAGCCAAAGTGGGGCACGATGTGATTGTCGATGGCGAGCAACGGGTTGCCTATTGGTCGATGTCGCGATCGCTGCACGAATTGGCTGCCGCGCCGACAACGTTTGCCTCGGAATATCAATGGACGGCGATATTGGGAATCTGCACCGGCATCTTCGCCACGCTGATCGCTTGGCCGCTTGCCGCGGTCGGTCGCCAACGCCCCCGTTTCGAATCCGTTGTCGACGCATTGACGATCCTGCTTTTCTGTATCCCCGGTCCCTTGATTGGAATGTTGGTTGTCCAGACGTTTCAGTTTCCGATCCCCGGTTTTCGCTTTCTCTATGAAACCACGATCCTGCCGACGGTGTTGGCGATGTCGGTCCGCGCCCTCACGATTGCCTATTGGATTCTGCGATCCGGTTACCACGGCATTGCCGATAGCGTATGGCTTAGTGCGAGATTGGACCTGAGTCTCGGGCGTCGGGTCTGGCAGGTCGATCGCCCCTTGATGGCGCGAAGCGTCGTCATTGCCATGCTGGCCGCAGGCATCATCGCATCGGGCGACGTTCCGGTCACGTTGCCAGTCGCTCCGCCCGGGGTGTCGACCGTGGGAACCCGGCTGTTTGGATTGCTGCACAGCGGGGCTCGATACCAGGAAGCCGCGTTGGCGCTGTGGTATCTAGGCTTCATCGGGCTTGGGATCACGCTGGTTCGCACCTTGACCCGCTTCCGATCTGATAGAATCCAATGA
- a CDS encoding alpha/beta hydrolase family protein yields MHSRIRTAAAYCLLFFAAYANAADPRDTANKPDTKTIVDTESIVDTGRGDQLVNEYFRRETEFISATTFADIKTLDDWEQRRDGYRDQLHEMLGLSPLPERTPLSPVVTGSATAEDVVVENVHFQSMPGLYVTGNLYRPAKQDGPLPAILYVCGHGKVKKDGISYGNKTYYQYHGGWFARNGYVCLTIDTIQLGEIEGIHHGTYREGAWWWNNRGYTPAGVEAWNGIRALDYLQSRPEVDGERLGVTGRSGGGAYSWYIAALDERVKAAVPVAGITSLENHVVDGCVEGHCDCMYMVNTYRWDYPMVAALIAPRPLLISNTDKDSIFPLDGVVDVYSKVRSIYKLYDQEKNIGLHITEGPHTDTQELRIHAFRWFNRHLRSDNALINTTATPLFEIEQLKVFDSLPHDERVTSIDETFVPQWDSKTSGKTNKSTSEQHDQCISLLKSKTFGGWPAVAESLDTKTIAEQQIDGMNVAAIEFTSQSPYRLPLFTVAPASSEQATMVNVVVLDQQSWQRVATGLAVAMPQRFRGVTADNETWKQLRDDSLVAPTVYVAPRGVGFTEWTRDPVRRTHIRRRFMLLGQTAAGMQIYDVLRALQAIETLPAFESAKWTLHGRAESAAWSLLASLFNDRVNKLSLADLPITNRDAPDLLNISKFTEMSQIAAMAANRVQKMEISGSNVEQWKAEFSEIKNEDLGVTFSNDLSNGR; encoded by the coding sequence ATGCACTCACGAATTCGCACCGCAGCCGCCTATTGCCTGCTTTTTTTCGCTGCTTACGCCAACGCAGCCGATCCCCGTGATACCGCGAACAAGCCCGACACTAAAACGATCGTAGACACTGAATCAATCGTGGACACCGGTCGTGGCGATCAACTTGTCAATGAATACTTTCGCCGCGAAACCGAATTCATCAGTGCCACCACGTTTGCGGACATCAAAACACTCGACGATTGGGAACAACGCCGTGATGGTTACCGCGATCAACTGCACGAGATGCTCGGACTCTCGCCGCTACCCGAACGCACGCCGTTATCGCCTGTGGTCACCGGTTCAGCGACCGCCGAGGACGTGGTGGTCGAGAATGTCCATTTTCAATCGATGCCAGGCCTGTACGTGACCGGAAACCTTTACCGGCCCGCGAAACAGGACGGCCCACTTCCAGCGATCCTGTACGTTTGCGGGCATGGCAAAGTAAAGAAGGACGGAATCAGTTACGGCAACAAAACCTACTACCAATATCATGGCGGCTGGTTTGCCCGTAACGGCTATGTATGTTTGACCATCGACACGATTCAGTTGGGCGAAATCGAAGGGATTCATCATGGCACGTATCGTGAAGGGGCGTGGTGGTGGAACAATCGCGGCTACACCCCCGCCGGTGTCGAAGCTTGGAACGGGATTCGGGCACTGGATTATTTACAGTCTCGGCCTGAGGTCGACGGCGAACGGCTAGGGGTGACAGGTCGCAGCGGAGGCGGGGCTTATTCGTGGTACATCGCCGCCTTGGACGAACGCGTGAAGGCCGCTGTCCCCGTGGCCGGCATCACCTCGCTTGAAAATCATGTTGTCGATGGTTGTGTCGAAGGTCATTGCGATTGCATGTACATGGTCAACACCTACCGATGGGATTATCCGATGGTCGCCGCGCTGATCGCGCCACGTCCGTTGTTGATCTCGAATACCGACAAAGACTCGATCTTTCCGCTCGACGGAGTAGTCGACGTCTATTCCAAGGTACGTTCGATCTACAAGCTATACGACCAGGAAAAGAACATTGGGTTGCACATCACCGAAGGCCCTCACACCGATACTCAGGAACTTCGTATCCACGCGTTTCGGTGGTTCAATCGCCATCTGAGATCTGACAACGCGCTGATCAACACGACCGCGACGCCGCTGTTTGAAATCGAGCAGTTAAAGGTGTTCGATTCGCTGCCGCACGATGAGCGGGTTACCAGTATCGACGAAACATTTGTCCCCCAATGGGATTCCAAAACCTCTGGAAAAACCAACAAGTCAACATCGGAGCAGCATGATCAGTGCATTTCACTTTTGAAAAGCAAAACGTTTGGCGGTTGGCCCGCCGTCGCCGAATCGCTCGATACGAAAACGATCGCAGAACAACAAATCGATGGGATGAACGTCGCTGCAATCGAGTTCACCTCGCAGTCGCCCTACCGTTTGCCCCTGTTCACGGTGGCCCCAGCGTCATCGGAACAGGCGACGATGGTGAACGTGGTTGTCTTGGACCAACAATCGTGGCAACGCGTCGCCACGGGATTGGCCGTTGCGATGCCGCAGCGGTTTCGCGGCGTCACAGCCGATAACGAAACGTGGAAACAATTGCGAGACGACTCGCTAGTCGCGCCCACGGTCTACGTGGCTCCTCGCGGGGTGGGATTCACCGAATGGACACGTGATCCGGTTCGCCGGACTCACATCCGCCGACGTTTCATGTTGCTCGGCCAAACCGCAGCGGGAATGCAAATTTATGACGTGCTTCGAGCGTTGCAGGCGATTGAGACATTGCCTGCGTTTGAATCCGCGAAATGGACGCTCCACGGCCGAGCGGAATCAGCCGCTTGGTCGCTACTGGCCAGCCTATTCAACGACCGAGTCAACAAACTCTCTTTGGCAGATCTGCCGATTACAAACCGTGACGCTCCCGATTTGCTGAACATCAGCAAGTTCACCGAAATGTCCCAAATCGCGGCAATGGCCGCCAATCGAGTGCAGAAAATGGAGATCAGCGGCAGCAATGTGGAACAGTGGAAAGCGGAGTTTTCGGAGATAAAAAACGAGGACCTGGGCGTCACATTTTCCAACGATTTGTCGAACGGACGCTAA
- a CDS encoding DUF1570 domain-containing protein: MLQTVTPLLFIGSLLIMLGSGNACGFETIQFKPGTGSDDTAPPRTVVGELLVEAQDGGLLVQADDGRIWTIQPENLIKRTSNSDPLVPISDEQMIQRMTKEMPPGFSVYQTANYLIIHNTDENHARLVGSLFEQLYRSFFSYWKNQRWELPEPRFPLVALLLDDHDSFLQHAKNEIGESANSVIGYYHLASNRMTTFNVPNWERNIATIIHEATHQLAYNCGLQRRFADNPMWVSEGLAMFFESPDRRNAKGWRGIGRVNQKNLARWNSYLPTRPDESLATLIADDSRFRSPATAADAYGEGWALTYFLLKTHREEFVNYLRQLSEVKPLVELSKRERIAMFETAFDTTLEKLDKQFLTYMRRVR; this comes from the coding sequence ATGCTTCAAACCGTCACCCCACTTCTATTCATCGGCTCTCTCCTGATCATGCTCGGCAGCGGCAATGCGTGCGGCTTCGAGACGATCCAGTTCAAACCTGGGACAGGATCCGATGACACCGCTCCGCCCCGCACGGTGGTAGGGGAGTTGTTGGTCGAGGCACAGGATGGGGGGCTGTTGGTTCAGGCAGACGACGGACGGATCTGGACGATCCAGCCCGAAAATTTAATCAAACGCACAAGCAACTCAGACCCTCTCGTCCCGATCAGTGACGAGCAGATGATCCAGCGAATGACCAAAGAGATGCCGCCGGGATTTTCGGTTTATCAAACGGCAAACTATTTGATCATTCATAACACTGACGAAAATCACGCCCGGTTGGTGGGAAGTTTGTTCGAACAATTGTATCGCAGTTTTTTTTCCTACTGGAAAAATCAGCGGTGGGAATTGCCTGAACCGCGGTTTCCCTTGGTCGCGTTGTTGTTGGATGACCACGATTCGTTCCTACAGCACGCAAAAAACGAAATTGGTGAATCGGCAAATTCGGTCATCGGTTATTACCATCTCGCCAGCAACCGGATGACCACGTTTAATGTTCCTAATTGGGAGCGAAACATTGCCACGATCATTCATGAAGCGACCCATCAACTCGCCTACAACTGTGGCCTGCAGCGGCGTTTTGCTGACAACCCGATGTGGGTCAGCGAAGGCTTGGCGATGTTTTTTGAATCACCCGACCGTCGTAATGCGAAGGGATGGCGAGGCATTGGACGCGTCAACCAAAAAAACCTAGCACGCTGGAACAGCTATCTGCCAACCCGCCCCGATGAATCGCTGGCGACGCTGATCGCCGATGACTCGCGATTCCGCAGCCCCGCCACAGCCGCCGATGCGTATGGCGAAGGCTGGGCGTTGACCTATTTCCTGCTCAAGACGCACCGCGAAGAATTCGTCAACTACCTGCGACAGCTCAGCGAAGTCAAACCGCTTGTCGAGTTAAGTAAACGCGAACGCATTGCGATGTTTGAAACGGCGTTTGACACCACGCTCGAAAAGCTCGACAAACAATTTCTGACCTACATGCGCCGCGTACGTTAG
- the ppk2 gene encoding polyphosphate kinase 2 → MGEALYSRIRDEILDSIDEELELEREDAMTEDARPNLADRKSRFRRRYFVELLRLQEELVKLQDWVVATGTRVAVLFEGRDAAGKGGVIKRITQRLNPRVCRVVALPAPNEREKTQWYFQRYVNHLPGAGEIALFDRSWYNRAGVERVMGFCTDNEYEHFLRTAPEFERMLVDSGIILIKYWLSITDEEQQFRFQCRIHDPLKQWKLSPMDLESRKRWEQYTIAKEIMLERTHTAHAPWWIVDAVDKKRARLNCITHFLSQVPYTEVQTESIELPQRERSDDYQRIQMPERMFVPSLF, encoded by the coding sequence ATGGGGGAAGCACTGTATTCACGTATCCGAGACGAGATCTTGGATTCGATTGATGAAGAGCTCGAACTGGAACGCGAAGATGCGATGACCGAGGACGCGCGTCCCAATTTGGCGGACCGTAAGTCACGGTTTCGCCGTCGCTACTTTGTCGAGCTGCTAAGGCTGCAGGAGGAACTGGTCAAGCTGCAAGATTGGGTGGTTGCCACCGGCACGCGTGTCGCCGTATTGTTCGAAGGGCGTGACGCGGCGGGCAAAGGAGGCGTAATCAAGCGAATCACCCAGCGATTGAATCCACGCGTGTGCCGTGTCGTCGCGCTGCCGGCCCCCAACGAGCGAGAAAAGACCCAGTGGTATTTTCAGCGTTACGTCAACCATCTTCCCGGCGCCGGTGAAATCGCCCTGTTCGATCGCAGTTGGTACAACCGCGCCGGAGTCGAGCGAGTGATGGGGTTTTGTACCGACAACGAATATGAGCATTTTCTTCGCACTGCTCCCGAGTTCGAACGAATGTTGGTCGATTCGGGAATCATTCTGATCAAATACTGGCTTTCGATCACCGACGAAGAGCAGCAGTTTCGCTTTCAATGCCGCATTCACGACCCATTGAAACAGTGGAAATTGAGTCCGATGGATTTGGAATCACGCAAACGCTGGGAACAGTACACGATCGCAAAAGAAATCATGCTCGAGCGAACGCATACCGCTCATGCACCATGGTGGATCGTGGATGCGGTAGACAAGAAGCGAGCAAGACTTAATTGCATCACCCACTTTTTGAGCCAAGTGCCCTACACCGAGGTGCAAACCGAGAGTATTGAATTGCCGCAGCGCGAACGAAGCGACGATTACCAACGCATCCAAATGCCTGAGCGAATGTTTGTGCCAAGTCTGTTTTAA
- the pstB gene encoding phosphate ABC transporter ATP-binding protein PstB: MIASAKVENDVLANGNGSLLLDCNIENLYYGNFRAVRDSRIPIHRGSITAFIGPSGCGKSSALRCLNRMNDLVRGFRFEGHVHFRGKDIYHAKVDPVAVRRYIGMVFQQPNPFAMSIYNNVAFGLRLNRYRGDIAEKVEKALRGAALWDEVKDKLKNSGLSLSGGQQQRLCIARAIATEPEVLLMDEPCSALDPIATRRIEDLMQELKENYTIAIVTHNLQQAKRVADQTAFMYVDTSGGGRTGYLVEFGETNELFDSPREDATKQYISGEFS; encoded by the coding sequence GTGATTGCTTCAGCTAAAGTTGAAAACGATGTCCTCGCCAACGGCAATGGTTCGTTGTTGTTGGACTGTAATATCGAAAATTTGTATTACGGAAACTTCCGTGCGGTTCGTGACAGCCGGATTCCGATTCATCGCGGTTCGATCACCGCGTTCATCGGTCCGTCGGGATGTGGCAAAAGTAGTGCACTGCGTTGCTTGAACCGAATGAACGATTTGGTACGTGGGTTTCGCTTTGAAGGCCATGTTCATTTTCGTGGCAAAGACATTTATCACGCCAAAGTCGATCCGGTAGCAGTGCGTCGTTATATCGGAATGGTGTTCCAGCAACCCAATCCGTTTGCAATGAGCATCTATAACAACGTGGCCTTTGGTTTGCGATTGAATCGCTATCGCGGCGACATCGCCGAGAAGGTGGAAAAGGCATTGCGAGGTGCGGCGCTGTGGGACGAGGTCAAGGATAAACTGAAAAACAGCGGTCTTTCGCTCTCAGGTGGACAACAGCAACGGCTTTGTATTGCACGTGCGATTGCGACGGAGCCCGAAGTGTTGTTGATGGATGAACCGTGTTCGGCGCTGGACCCGATCGCCACACGACGCATCGAGGATTTGATGCAAGAATTGAAAGAAAACTACACGATTGCGATCGTGACCCACAATCTGCAGCAAGCGAAGCGTGTGGCGGACCAAACCGCTTTCATGTATGTCGATACCAGCGGCGGTGGACGAACCGGTTACTTGGTCGAGTTTGGCGAAACCAACGAACTGTTCGATTCGCCACGCGAAGATGCGACAAAACAATACATCAGCGGCGAGTTTAGCTAA
- the pstA gene encoding phosphate ABC transporter permease PstA, protein MNTAEIATEFSDVDFPRLERSLRHPRTLFSIVLSIGTGVATIIACVPLFSVLIMLIYRGGKKLSLALFTELPPTAFEEGGGFGNAIVGTIVIVSIAAAIAIPVGILTAVFLAEFGPQSKTASIARFCAKTLTGLPSILAGVFAYAAIVLATGGYSAPAGGVALALLMLPTVILTAEESMRMVPVKMKEAAIGMGCTPTQVAWKIVLPTALPGILTGVMLAVARAAGETAPLLFTALFSNYWIFEDGSSQVMEPTASLAVFIYNFSGMPFENQIEMAWAASLILVLMVLTINIIGQIISSRAKVS, encoded by the coding sequence ATGAACACGGCCGAAATCGCGACCGAATTTAGCGATGTTGATTTCCCTCGTCTCGAGCGTTCGCTGCGTCATCCGCGAACCTTGTTCAGTATCGTATTGAGCATCGGAACCGGGGTGGCCACGATCATCGCGTGTGTGCCTCTGTTCAGCGTGTTGATCATGTTGATCTATCGAGGTGGCAAAAAGCTTTCGCTGGCCTTGTTCACCGAATTGCCCCCGACGGCATTCGAAGAGGGGGGGGGCTTTGGCAACGCGATCGTCGGCACGATCGTGATCGTATCGATCGCCGCGGCGATCGCGATTCCCGTTGGTATCTTGACCGCCGTTTTCTTGGCCGAGTTCGGTCCGCAGAGTAAGACAGCGTCGATCGCTCGTTTCTGTGCGAAGACGTTGACCGGGTTGCCGTCGATTTTGGCAGGCGTGTTCGCCTACGCCGCGATCGTGCTAGCGACTGGCGGTTATTCCGCGCCGGCCGGCGGGGTGGCATTGGCGTTACTGATGTTACCGACCGTGATTTTGACCGCCGAAGAATCGATGCGAATGGTTCCGGTGAAAATGAAAGAGGCGGCGATTGGGATGGGCTGCACCCCGACTCAGGTGGCTTGGAAAATCGTCTTGCCCACCGCATTGCCCGGCATCTTGACCGGCGTGATGTTGGCCGTTGCCCGCGCCGCCGGAGAAACTGCACCGCTGCTGTTTACCGCATTGTTTAGTAATTACTGGATCTTTGAGGACGGAAGTTCTCAGGTCATGGAGCCGACCGCCTCGCTTGCTGTGTTCATTTACAACTTTTCGGGCATGCCGTTTGAGAACCAAATCGAAATGGCATGGGCCGCATCCTTGATCTTGGTGTTGATGGTTTTGACGATCAACATTATCGGTCAAATCATTTCGAGTCGCGCCAAAGTCTCCTAG
- the pstC gene encoding phosphate ABC transporter permease subunit PstC, whose product MANATLSDLAESASISSPPSTMEIAKDRVFRGLTRGFAWLTVLVVFLVVYEVATKAMPAISEHGFRFVTSSTWDVQNEEFGVLPEIWGTLYSSLLALLIGGFFGVSIAIFLTQDFLPHRVEWAFKNIVELLAAIPSVVYGLWGIFVVIPMLRPVAGWLHENLGWIPFFKTSLSGPGMLPAALVLSIMILPTVSAISRDALSNVPRKLKEAAFGLGATRWEAIIGVIVPTASTGIFGALVLGFGRALGETMALAMLVGNSNQMSLSLFSPGNTLASLLANHFPEAGEREEPVLMYAALILLAITLLVNICGAFVLKHASARMRGATK is encoded by the coding sequence ATGGCCAATGCCACGCTTTCCGATCTGGCGGAATCGGCGTCAATCTCCTCGCCTCCATCAACGATGGAGATTGCGAAGGATCGTGTGTTCCGTGGATTGACACGCGGCTTTGCTTGGTTGACGGTGTTGGTGGTGTTTTTGGTGGTGTATGAAGTTGCCACCAAAGCCATGCCGGCGATCAGCGAGCACGGGTTCCGTTTTGTGACCTCGTCGACTTGGGATGTGCAGAACGAAGAGTTCGGCGTATTGCCCGAGATTTGGGGGACGCTCTACAGTTCGCTTTTAGCGCTGCTGATTGGCGGTTTCTTTGGCGTTTCGATCGCGATCTTTCTAACGCAAGACTTCTTGCCGCATCGGGTCGAGTGGGCATTCAAGAACATTGTTGAATTGTTGGCCGCGATTCCCAGCGTGGTTTACGGTTTGTGGGGCATCTTTGTCGTGATCCCGATGTTGCGTCCGGTGGCCGGTTGGTTGCACGAGAACTTGGGCTGGATTCCATTCTTCAAAACCTCGCTTTCCGGCCCAGGAATGTTGCCGGCCGCATTGGTTTTGTCGATCATGATTTTGCCCACGGTTTCGGCAATTTCTCGCGACGCGTTGAGCAACGTGCCGCGGAAATTAAAAGAAGCGGCCTTTGGGTTGGGGGCCACACGCTGGGAAGCGATCATCGGAGTGATCGTCCCCACGGCATCGACCGGCATCTTCGGAGCTCTGGTGCTTGGGTTTGGCCGAGCTTTGGGCGAGACGATGGCGCTGGCGATGTTGGTCGGAAATTCCAATCAGATGAGTCTGTCGCTCTTTTCGCCTGGAAACACGTTGGCTTCGCTGTTGGCGAACCATTTCCCCGAAGCCGGTGAACGCGAAGAACCGGTGTTGATGTACGCCGCGTTGATCCTGTTGGCGATCACGTTGTTGGTGAACATCTGCGGCGCGTTTGTATTGAAGCACGCGTCGGCTCGCATGCGTGGAGCTACAAAATGA